Proteins co-encoded in one Papaver somniferum cultivar HN1 chromosome 5, ASM357369v1, whole genome shotgun sequence genomic window:
- the LOC113283480 gene encoding ATP-dependent Clp protease proteolytic subunit-related protein 1, chloroplastic-like produces the protein MATTIIASVSSSTITSDNLSNMGSSVFPKSSFLCGENNFLSAHLNPRRSSRVAVRKIRASASSNSFNHIPKKFREENLIDGVMENYKSVPQSLYGLSPSQLDMFMTEDNVASRQSKKVTEESISSTRNYLDHGGMWSSSGMSDGDHSRYSMSMSVSMYRGGSRGGNGRPRSAPPDLPSLLLDARICYLGMPIVPSVTELLVAQLMWLDYDNPSKPIYLYINSSGTQNEKMETVGSETEAYAIADTMAYCKSKIYTVNCGMAYGQAAMLLSLGAKGFRALQPNSSTKLYMPKVSRSSGAAIDMWLKAKELDANTDYYVELLAKGTGKTKEEISKDIQRPRYFQSQEAIAYGLGDKIIDGRDGVYEKRDYEGMLAQSKAMRRIGGPGAQPAPSGSR, from the exons ATGGCGACAACTATAATCGcttcagtttcatcatcaactATTACATCTGACAATCTCTCAAACATGGGTTCTTCTGTTTTCCCTAAATCCTCTTTTCTTTGTggtgagaataatttcttatcagCTCACTTAAATCCCAGAAGAAGTAGCAGAGTTGCAGTTCGTAAAATTAGGGCTTCTGCATCTTCAAACTCTTTCAATCATATCCCTAAAAAGTTTAGAGAGGAGAATCTTATAGATGGAG TGATGGAGAATTATAAAAGTGTTCCCCAATCACTATATGGCCTCTCTCCTTCACAACTGGACATGTTCATGACCGAAGACAATGTCGCCAGCCGACAATCAAAGAAAGTCACTGAG GAGAGCATTTCTTCCACTAGGAACTACCTTGATCATGGAGGAATGTGGAGTTCTTCAGGCATGAGCGATGGAGATCATTCTAGGTATAGTATGAGTATGAGTGTAAGCATGTACCGAGGTGGATCCAGAGGCGGCAATGGAAGACCCAGGAGTGCTCCTCCAGATCTTCCTTCTTTACTTTTGGATGCTCGAATCTGTTACCTTGGCATGCCT ATTGTTCCGTCAGTGACTGAGCTTCTTGTTGCTCAACTTATGTGGTTGGATTACGACAATCCCTCCAAACCTATCTATTTGTATATAAATTCGTCTGGGACACAG AATGAGAAGATGGAAACCGTTGGATCTGAAACCGAAGCATATGCAATTGCTGACACTATGGCT TATTGCAAATCCAAGATCTATACTGTGAATTGTGGTATGGCTTATGGTCAAGCAGCAATGTTGCTATCACTGGGAGCAAAGGGTTTCCGTGCTCTGCAACCAAATTCCTCAA CAAAACTTTATATGCCGAAAGTCAGTAGATCAAGTGGAGCAGCTATTGATATGTGGCTCAAG GCAAAAGAGTTGGATGCCAATACCgactactatgttgagttattAGCCAAAGGAACAGGGAAGACTAAGGAAGAAATTTCCAAAGATATTCAGCGACCTAGATATTTTCAATCACAAGAAGCCATAGCATATGGACTTGGGGATAAGATAATTGATGGCAGAGATGGTGTATATGAAAAACGG GATTACGAAGGAATGCTTGCTCAATCGAAAGCTATGCGAAGAATTGGAGGTCCTGGAGCCCAACCAGCTCCTTCAGGATCTAGGTAA
- the LOC113283481 gene encoding mitotic checkpoint protein BUB3.1-like, with translation MTTAIPPMPGRELTNPPKDGVSNLRFSNHSDNLLVSSWDKSVKLYDANANILKGEFMHGGPVLDCCFHDDSSGFSAGGDNTVRRFVFESGKEDILGKHDAPVRCVEYSYAAGQVITGSWDKMLKCWDPRGASGQERTLVGMYPQPERVYSISLVGNRLVVATAGRHVNVYDLRNMSQPEQRRESSLKYQTRCVRCYPNGTGFALSSVEGRVAMEFFDLSEAGQAKKYAFKCHRKSEAGRDTVYPVNAIAFHPIYGTFATGGCDGFVNVWDGNNKKRLYQYSKYPTSIAALSFSKDGRLLAVASSYTYEEGDQSHEPDAIFVRTVNEVEVKPKPKVYPTPA, from the exons ATGACAACAGCAATTCCTCCCATGCCAGGGAGGGAACTAACAAATCCACCTAAAGATGGTGTTTCAAATCTCAGATTCTCGAATCACAGTGATAACCTTCTCGTTTCTTCATGGGATAAG aGTGTTAAATTGTATGATGCGAATGCTAACATATTGAAAGGTGAGTTTATGCATGGAGGTCCAGTATTGGATTGTTGCTTTCATGATGATTCTTCTGGATTCAGTGCTGGAGGAGATAATACTGTTCGTAG GTTTGTCTTTGAGTCTGGCAAGGAAGATATATTGGGAAAACATGATGCACCTGTTCGTTGCGTTGAATACTCCTATGCAGCAG GACAAGTCATCACTGGGAGTTGGGACAAAATGCTCAAGTGTTGGGATCCTAGAGGTGCAAGCGGGCAGGAGCGTACCCTTGTTGGGATGTATCCACAACCCGAGCGTGTGTATTCGATATCACTTGTTGGGAACCGATTAGTGGTTGCAACTGCTGGAAGACATGTAAATGTCTATGACCTTCGGAATATGTCCCAACCGGAACAACGAAGGGAGTCTTCGTTGAAGTATCAAACTAGATGTGTGCGGTGTTATCCCAACGGAACAG GTTTTGCTCTTAGTTCTGTGGAAGGTCGGGTTGCGATGGAGTTCTTTGATCTCTCTGAGGCTGGCCAGGCAAAGAA GTATGCTTTCAAGTGCCATCGAAAGTCAGAGGCTGGAAGGGATACTGTGTATCCTGTCAATGCTATAGCATTCCATCCCAT CTATGGTACATTTGCTACAGGAGGTTGCGATGGGTTTGTAAATGTTTGGGATGGCAACAACAAGAAGAGACTATATCAG TACTCAAAATATCCTACAAGCATAGCAGCACTATCATTTAGCAAAGATGGCCGTCTACTGGCTGTTGCTTCCAGTTATACATACGAGGAAGGAGATCAATC TCATGAACCCGATGCCATTTTCGTTCGCACTGTAAATGAAGTTGAAGTCAAACCAAAGCCGAAAGTGTACCCTACTCCTGCATAA